In Opitutaceae bacterium TAV5, one genomic interval encodes:
- a CDS encoding Sulphatase-modifying factor protein, whose product MNTHTTKTRTAALLAAALITLGAGTATGQTIPIETVQINGAASPNAADSATGSRYGAVSYDYYIGTKEVTNAQYAQFLNAVAAQSDTYALYNTDMASTGLTRSGSAGNWTYTATDPNKPVVYVSFWDAARFCNWLTSGETEVGVYDFGGVTNPTNNTVSRNAAAWATGGWALPTEDEWYKAAYYNPATDSYSLYPTGKDTIITSDANYLASGIGASTNAGSYAANPNGIFDMAGNVWEWNDAIINTFDRGVRGGAFDDNDSELASSVRNYGTAADRIDYVGFRVAALYLTAVPEPATYAALAGLAMLGWAALRRRGSR is encoded by the coding sequence ATGAACACACACACGACAAAGACGCGCACCGCCGCGCTGCTGGCGGCTGCGCTGATAACGTTGGGAGCCGGTACGGCCACGGGCCAGACGATCCCGATCGAGACGGTGCAGATAAACGGGGCCGCCAGCCCCAACGCTGCGGACTCCGCCACGGGCTCGCGCTACGGAGCGGTCTCCTACGACTACTATATCGGTACGAAGGAAGTGACGAACGCGCAGTACGCGCAGTTCCTGAACGCGGTGGCGGCGCAGAGCGACACGTATGCGCTGTATAATACGGACATGGCGAGCACCGGGCTGACGCGCTCGGGATCGGCGGGAAACTGGACGTACACGGCGACAGACCCGAACAAGCCGGTGGTGTATGTGAGTTTTTGGGATGCGGCGAGGTTCTGCAACTGGCTGACGTCGGGGGAGACGGAGGTGGGGGTGTACGACTTTGGCGGGGTGACGAACCCGACGAATAACACGGTAAGCCGGAATGCGGCCGCGTGGGCGACGGGAGGCTGGGCGTTGCCGACGGAGGACGAGTGGTACAAGGCGGCGTATTACAATCCGGCTACGGACAGCTATTCGTTGTATCCGACCGGAAAGGATACGATCATTACCAGCGATGCGAACTACCTCGCCAGCGGTATTGGTGCGTCGACGAATGCAGGAAGTTACGCAGCGAACCCGAACGGAATATTCGACATGGCAGGCAACGTGTGGGAGTGGAACGATGCTATTATAAATACTTTTGACCGTGGTGTGCGGGGCGGCGCGTTCGACGACAACGACAGCGAACTCGCCTCCTCGGTGCGCAACTACGGCACCGCAGCGGACAGGATCGACTACGTCGGTTTTCGTGTTGCGGCCTTGTACCTGACGGCCGTGCCTGAGCCCGCGACGTATGCGGCGCTGGCCGGGCTGGCGATGCTCGGCTGGGCGGCGCTGCGCCGCCGTGGCAGCCGGTGA
- a CDS encoding isopropylmalate isomerase (dehydratase component, catalyzes the isomerization between 2-isopropylmalate and 3-isopropylmalate) has product MAKSLFQKVWDAHTVRNLANGQTQLLIGTHLIHEVTSPQAFGMLRDLGLKVVMPHRTFATVDHIVPTDQLVEPYADPLAQAMMDELRKNCAEFGITFFDRATGKQGIVHIVGPEQGITQPGTTIACGDSHTSTHGAFGAVAFGIGTTQIRDILATQTMALSPLKVRRIEVNGKLRPGVYAKDVILHIIRTLGVNGGTGFAYEYAGTTFDNFSMEERMTVCNMSIEGGARVGYVNPDATTFEYLKGRPYSPKGAAWEAAVERWKSFASDPGCSYDDVVRIDAAEIAPTVTWGINPGQGIAINETIPDPAKATAVDEKASIEEALAYMKLTPGAPIKGTAINVAFLGSCTNGRLSDFQEVAKFVKGRKVAPGVKAIAVPGSQGVGMICESLGIDKVLVEAGFEWRAAGCSMCLAMNPDKLIGDQLCASSSNRNFKGRQGSITGRTILMSPLMVAAAAITGKVSDAREVFEVASN; this is encoded by the coding sequence ATGGCTAAATCACTGTTCCAGAAAGTCTGGGATGCGCACACCGTGCGCAACCTGGCCAACGGCCAGACCCAGCTCCTCATCGGCACGCACCTCATCCACGAGGTGACGAGCCCGCAGGCTTTCGGCATGCTGCGCGACCTCGGCCTCAAGGTCGTCATGCCGCACCGCACCTTTGCGACGGTCGATCACATCGTGCCGACCGACCAGCTCGTCGAGCCCTACGCCGACCCGCTGGCCCAGGCCATGATGGACGAGCTGCGGAAAAACTGCGCCGAGTTTGGCATCACTTTCTTCGACCGCGCCACGGGCAAGCAGGGCATCGTGCACATCGTCGGCCCCGAGCAGGGCATCACGCAGCCCGGCACGACGATCGCCTGCGGCGACTCGCACACCTCCACGCACGGCGCCTTCGGCGCGGTCGCCTTCGGCATCGGCACTACGCAGATCCGCGACATCCTCGCCACGCAGACCATGGCGCTCTCGCCGCTCAAGGTCCGCCGCATCGAGGTCAACGGAAAGCTCCGGCCCGGCGTCTACGCCAAGGACGTGATCCTGCACATCATCCGCACGCTCGGCGTCAACGGCGGCACCGGCTTCGCCTACGAATACGCCGGCACGACCTTCGACAACTTCTCGATGGAGGAGCGCATGACCGTGTGCAACATGTCCATCGAAGGCGGCGCCCGCGTCGGCTACGTCAATCCCGACGCCACCACGTTCGAGTACCTGAAGGGTCGTCCCTACTCGCCGAAAGGCGCCGCCTGGGAGGCCGCCGTCGAGCGCTGGAAGTCCTTCGCTTCCGATCCCGGTTGCAGCTACGACGACGTCGTCAGGATCGACGCCGCCGAGATCGCGCCGACCGTCACCTGGGGCATCAATCCCGGCCAGGGCATTGCAATCAACGAGACCATTCCCGATCCGGCAAAAGCGACCGCGGTCGACGAGAAAGCCTCCATCGAGGAAGCGCTCGCCTACATGAAGCTGACGCCCGGCGCCCCGATCAAGGGCACCGCGATCAACGTCGCCTTTCTCGGCTCCTGCACCAACGGCCGCCTTTCCGATTTCCAGGAAGTGGCGAAGTTCGTGAAGGGCAGGAAGGTCGCTCCCGGCGTCAAGGCCATCGCCGTCCCCGGTTCGCAGGGCGTGGGCATGATCTGCGAATCGCTCGGCATCGACAAGGTGCTGGTCGAGGCGGGCTTCGAATGGCGCGCCGCCGGCTGCTCGATGTGCCTGGCGATGAACCCCGACAAGCTCATCGGCGACCAGCTTTGCGCGTCGTCTTCCAACCGCAACTTCAAGGGCCGCCAGGGCAGCATCACCGGCCGCACGATCCTCATGAGCCCGCTCATGGTCGCCGCCGCCGCCATCACCGGCAAGGTCAGCGACGCCCGCGAGGTTTTCGAGGTCGCCAGCAACTGA
- a CDS encoding L-rhamnose mutarotase encodes MIRKAFVMSVHPGQEAEYERRHSPIWPELAATLRAHGARHYSIFLHAETRQLFGYVEIESEERWADVARTDVCRRWWKSMRELMPSNADDSPVSTELREVFHLEE; translated from the coding sequence ATGATTCGCAAGGCTTTTGTCATGTCCGTGCATCCCGGCCAGGAGGCCGAATACGAGCGACGCCATTCGCCGATCTGGCCCGAGCTGGCGGCCACGCTCAGGGCGCACGGCGCTCGCCACTACTCGATCTTCCTGCACGCGGAGACGCGCCAGCTTTTCGGCTACGTGGAGATCGAGAGCGAGGAACGCTGGGCGGACGTGGCGCGCACGGACGTCTGCCGGCGCTGGTGGAAATCGATGCGCGAACTCATGCCTTCGAACGCGGACGACAGCCCCGTGTCGACGGAGTTGCGCGAGGTATTTCACCTCGAGGAATGA
- a CDS encoding GTPase yields MFIDECVIKVKAGDGGRGAVSFRREKYEPWGGPNGGDGGKGGDVVLLGDDDTNNLIDYKYKPHWNAKDGEYGRGSDCNGHEGASAILRMPLGTVVIDEETGETVAEVIEDGERIVLCKGGNGGWGNNHFKSSTNQAPRRANDGQPGAGGTYRLVLKSIADIGLVGFPNAGKSSLTGRITKARPKTAPYPFTTLHPQIGVIEYADTFDRLLIADVPGLIAGASENRGLGHRFLRHIERCTLLMFLIDMAGTDEREPGDDYATLLAELKAYDRTLLKKPRIVVANKMDIEGAAAHCAKFRRRHKIKPVGISCLTGDGIDVLLAELRRQVIAHGGQPRRMSRLRGELAKG; encoded by the coding sequence ATGTTTATCGACGAGTGTGTCATCAAGGTCAAAGCCGGCGACGGTGGTCGCGGGGCGGTCAGCTTCCGGCGCGAGAAGTACGAACCGTGGGGCGGCCCGAACGGTGGCGACGGAGGCAAGGGCGGCGACGTGGTCCTCCTCGGTGACGACGACACGAACAATCTCATCGACTACAAATACAAGCCGCACTGGAACGCGAAGGACGGCGAATACGGCCGCGGCAGCGATTGCAACGGCCACGAAGGCGCGTCCGCCATCCTCAGGATGCCGCTCGGCACCGTCGTGATCGACGAGGAAACGGGCGAGACGGTCGCGGAGGTGATCGAGGACGGCGAGCGCATCGTGCTCTGCAAGGGCGGCAACGGCGGGTGGGGCAACAACCACTTCAAATCCTCCACGAACCAGGCGCCGCGCCGCGCCAACGACGGCCAGCCCGGCGCGGGCGGCACGTACCGGCTCGTGCTCAAGTCCATCGCCGACATCGGTCTCGTCGGTTTCCCGAACGCCGGCAAATCCTCGCTGACCGGACGCATCACGAAGGCACGGCCGAAGACGGCTCCGTATCCCTTCACCACGCTGCATCCGCAGATCGGCGTGATCGAGTATGCGGATACATTCGACCGCCTGCTTATCGCCGATGTGCCCGGGCTGATCGCGGGCGCCAGCGAGAACCGCGGGCTCGGCCACCGTTTCCTGCGTCACATCGAACGCTGCACGCTCCTGATGTTTCTCATCGACATGGCGGGCACCGACGAGCGCGAACCCGGCGACGACTACGCCACGCTGCTCGCCGAGCTGAAGGCCTACGATCGCACGCTGCTGAAAAAACCGCGCATCGTCGTGGCCAACAAAATGGACATCGAAGGCGCGGCCGCCCACTGTGCAAAATTCCGGCGGCGCCACAAAATCAAACCCGTCGGCATCTCGTGCCTGACCGGCGACGGCATCGACGTCCTCCTGGCCGAACTGCGCCGTCAGGTGATCGCGCACGGCGGCCAGCCGCGCCGGATGTCGCGCTTGCGCGGAGAGCTGGCCAAGGGCTGA
- a CDS encoding isopropylmalate isomerase, which translates to MALAKITQVTGRGVFVPGNDIDTDRIIPARFMKCVTFDGLGEFLFYDVRHTPEGQPVVPAHPIDKPEHKGATILLSGANFGCGSSREHAPQAIHKAGFRAVIAENFAEIFFGNSTTLGIPCVNAKREDIARIAAAIEADPQLEIVVDVEKLEVRFGGRSVPVTQRESARDALVNGRWDAIGELIEGKPKVLELATTLPYLAA; encoded by the coding sequence ATGGCTCTCGCAAAAATCACCCAGGTCACCGGTCGCGGCGTGTTCGTGCCCGGCAATGACATCGACACCGACCGCATCATCCCGGCGCGCTTCATGAAGTGCGTCACCTTCGACGGGCTCGGCGAATTTTTATTCTACGACGTCCGCCACACGCCCGAAGGCCAGCCCGTCGTCCCGGCGCATCCGATCGACAAGCCCGAGCACAAGGGCGCCACGATTCTGCTCTCCGGCGCGAATTTCGGCTGCGGCTCCTCCCGCGAACACGCTCCGCAGGCGATCCACAAGGCCGGTTTCCGCGCCGTCATCGCCGAAAACTTCGCCGAGATCTTTTTCGGCAACAGCACCACGCTCGGCATCCCCTGCGTGAACGCGAAGCGCGAGGACATCGCCCGAATCGCCGCCGCCATCGAGGCCGATCCTCAACTCGAAATCGTCGTCGACGTGGAGAAGCTGGAGGTGCGTTTCGGCGGCCGGAGCGTGCCCGTGACCCAGCGCGAGAGCGCCCGTGACGCGCTCGTCAACGGCCGCTGGGACGCCATCGGCGAACTGATCGAAGGCAAGCCGAAGGTCCTGGAACTGGCCACCACGCTGCCGTATCTGGCGGCTTGA
- the gltA gene encoding type II citrate synthase (type II enzyme; in Escherichia coli this enzyme forms a trimer of dimers which is allosterically inhibited by NADH and competitively inhibited by alpha-ketoglutarate; allosteric inhibition is lost when Cys206 is chemically modified which also affects hexamer formation; forms oxaloacetate and acetyl-CoA and water from citrate and coenzyme A; functions in TCA cycle, glyoxylate cycle and respiration; enzyme from Helicobacter pylori is not inhibited by NADH), with product MANDQTATLTLEGKELKLPIIVGTENEKAFDISKLRSETGFITYDDGFGNTGSCHSKITYIDGETGILRYRGYPIEQLAEHSGFVESSYLVINGELPTPRQRATYSRLLTENAPLREGMIRFIQSFPRDAHPMAVLSATLNALGAYYPHLASNNHQNDLEHFEETVAIAISKVRTIAAHTYRVGNGQPFNYPRPNFGYCENFLHLMFSEPWKEYIPTAEVAQALNLFLLLHADHEQNCSTSVVRMVASAGANLFASVSAGVNALWGPLHGGANMAVIQMLREIHATGDDGTRFIEAAKNGQGHRLMGFGHRVYKNYDPRAKIIKASFYKALGSLGIKDDPLLNIAMKLEEVALNDEYFLSRKLYPNVDFYSGLIMRALGIPENMFTVMFAIGRMPGWIAQWREVAANPKLKIYRPRQIYNGHTRRDYVPLDQRSRD from the coding sequence ATGGCCAACGACCAGACCGCAACCCTGACACTGGAAGGAAAAGAACTGAAATTGCCGATCATCGTCGGTACCGAAAACGAGAAGGCCTTCGATATCTCGAAATTGCGTTCCGAAACCGGATTTATCACCTACGACGACGGCTTCGGAAACACCGGTTCCTGTCACAGCAAGATCACCTACATCGACGGCGAAACCGGCATTCTCCGCTATCGCGGCTACCCGATCGAGCAGCTCGCCGAACACTCCGGTTTCGTCGAATCCTCCTACCTCGTCATCAACGGCGAACTTCCCACGCCCCGCCAGCGCGCCACCTATTCGCGGCTCCTCACCGAAAACGCCCCGCTGCGCGAGGGCATGATCCGCTTTATCCAGAGTTTCCCGCGCGACGCCCACCCGATGGCCGTGCTCTCCGCCACGCTCAACGCCCTCGGCGCCTACTACCCGCACCTCGCCAGCAACAATCACCAGAACGACCTCGAGCACTTCGAGGAGACCGTCGCCATCGCCATCTCCAAGGTCCGCACCATCGCCGCGCACACCTACCGCGTCGGCAACGGCCAGCCCTTCAACTACCCGCGCCCCAACTTCGGCTACTGTGAAAACTTCCTCCACCTGATGTTCTCCGAGCCGTGGAAGGAATACATCCCCACCGCCGAAGTCGCCCAGGCGCTCAACCTCTTCCTCCTCCTCCACGCCGACCACGAGCAGAACTGCTCGACCTCCGTCGTGCGGATGGTCGCCTCCGCGGGCGCCAACCTCTTCGCCTCCGTCTCCGCCGGCGTCAACGCCCTCTGGGGCCCGCTCCACGGCGGCGCCAACATGGCGGTCATCCAGATGCTCCGCGAAATCCACGCCACCGGCGACGACGGCACCCGCTTCATCGAGGCCGCCAAGAACGGCCAGGGACACCGCCTGATGGGCTTCGGCCACCGCGTCTACAAAAACTACGATCCGCGCGCGAAGATCATCAAGGCCAGCTTCTACAAGGCGCTCGGCTCGCTCGGCATCAAGGACGACCCGCTGCTCAACATCGCCATGAAGCTCGAGGAAGTCGCCCTGAACGACGAGTACTTCCTCTCGCGCAAGCTCTACCCGAACGTCGATTTCTACTCGGGCCTGATCATGCGCGCGCTCGGCATCCCGGAGAACATGTTCACCGTGATGTTTGCCATCGGCCGCATGCCCGGCTGGATCGCCCAGTGGCGCGAAGTCGCCGCCAACCCGAAACTCAAGATTTACCGCCCGCGCCAGATTTACAACGGCCACACCCGGCGCGACTACGTGCCCCTCGACCAGCGCAGCAGGGACTGA
- a CDS encoding LysR family transcriptional regulator has product MPREYQFPFELRHLVYFREVARLLHFRKAAESLAVAQPALSRQIAQLEQALDAPLFLRSRRRVELTAAGKALAERIEPLLRSLSLVPGELQALAEGETGHLRLGFTGLAMATVLPGILREFHKKHPRIRLELNESPTATQLAALKAGEIACGFFHPDATATPGVRTRLLLRERNGVVLPAEHPLRAREELRLRDLGDTPFVLFPRTHNAGFYDRILAAFSRADTTPRVVEEVWPRSNAIGLVRAGMGATFMCPSEARQLPPEVVFRPLAGPAPESRLVIGWRAAAESEPALAAFLDAANIGHPGEREKPPPPAAPGHSSR; this is encoded by the coding sequence ATGCCACGCGAGTATCAATTCCCGTTCGAGTTGCGCCATCTGGTCTATTTCCGCGAAGTGGCGCGGTTGCTGCATTTTCGCAAGGCCGCCGAGTCGCTGGCAGTGGCCCAGCCCGCGCTCAGCCGGCAGATCGCGCAACTGGAACAGGCGCTCGACGCCCCGCTTTTTCTGCGTTCGCGCCGGCGCGTGGAGCTGACCGCCGCCGGCAAGGCGCTGGCCGAGCGGATCGAGCCGCTGCTGCGCTCGCTCTCGCTCGTCCCCGGCGAACTCCAGGCGCTGGCCGAAGGCGAGACCGGACACCTGCGGCTGGGCTTCACCGGACTGGCGATGGCCACGGTGCTGCCGGGGATTTTGCGCGAGTTTCACAAAAAACATCCGCGCATCCGGCTCGAACTGAACGAATCCCCCACCGCCACCCAGCTCGCCGCGCTCAAGGCGGGCGAGATCGCCTGCGGTTTTTTCCACCCCGACGCCACCGCCACGCCCGGCGTGCGCACGCGCCTGCTGCTGCGCGAGCGCAACGGCGTGGTGCTCCCGGCCGAACATCCGCTGCGGGCGCGCGAGGAACTGCGGCTGCGCGACCTCGGGGACACGCCGTTCGTGCTGTTCCCGCGCACCCACAACGCCGGTTTTTACGATCGCATCCTCGCGGCCTTCTCGCGCGCGGACACGACGCCGCGCGTGGTCGAGGAGGTGTGGCCGCGCTCCAACGCGATCGGCCTCGTGCGCGCCGGCATGGGCGCCACGTTCATGTGCCCGTCGGAGGCGCGCCAGCTTCCGCCCGAAGTGGTTTTCCGGCCGCTCGCCGGGCCGGCCCCCGAAAGCCGCCTCGTCATCGGCTGGCGGGCGGCGGCGGAGAGCGAACCGGCGCTGGCGGCGTTTCTCGACGCGGCCAATATCGGGCATCCCGGCGAACGCGAAAAACCGCCCCCTCCCGCCGCGCCCGGTCATTCCTCGAGGTGA